GGAGTCTTTTTGAAATATTTTTATAAAAAATTAATTGTCAAAATATTTAGATATTAAACTATCATACAAATTTTGAGCTATTTCTATAGATTTTTCAATTTCAAATTTCAATTTCTCAATTTTCTCTATTCTTTCAGCAAATTTATTTTGCAATTCTATTGGAGGAATAGGTATTTTGAATTTAGAAAACTTCTCCTTTGATAGTTCTATTTGATTTGTTGAACCATTTACACATTTTAAGATTAAATCTTTTTGATATTTT
This region of Fusobacterium periodonticum ATCC 33693 genomic DNA includes:
- a CDS encoding restriction endonuclease subunit S is translated as KYQKDLILKCVNGSTNQIELSKEKFSKFKIPIPPIELQNKFAERIEKIEKLKFEIEKSIEIAQNLYDSLISKYFDN